The following are from one region of the Haloactinomyces albus genome:
- a CDS encoding amidase, protein MTHATNPADLGVFDAAALLRTGALSAVELLDACEQRITERNGGPPTFDGAPDAVNAWARLYPDLSREQARAADERLRREGAEAPALCGIPLALKDLYAVAGRPLTASSRVLDGHVPDHDSVAWTRLREAGMVLLGHTHTHEFATSTTTDQVGNPHALEKSAGGSSGGSAAALAAGMVPAALGTDTAGSLRIPAALSGVSSIKPTHGRVPLDGIIPLSPTFDHPGPMARSLADCAALLEVLAAGGAETTPLMPPPAPLTGLRPSAPTDRPLTGMRIALTDRPHKLGVESEIADGLDHAARACAELGAEVVELGAAAGMVSKDYSTLLFSEMTTYHQRFADREADYRPGIREVVEFGRLFTSLEAYLDAQRAHARLTATWEEWFTANEVDVILEPSTPRTSPPRGDGYEQGRIGTGGDPLIRLTALWNATGFPVAAIPAGTGSHSGLPVGISLIAPRGAEARAVRIGTLLQEHALPPQAPTSPVPDADLESQA, encoded by the coding sequence ATGACGCACGCGACGAATCCCGCTGACCTCGGTGTGTTCGATGCCGCCGCGCTACTACGCACGGGCGCCCTGTCCGCGGTCGAGCTGCTCGATGCCTGCGAACAACGCATCACCGAACGCAACGGCGGGCCGCCGACTTTCGACGGCGCTCCCGACGCGGTCAACGCGTGGGCGCGGCTGTATCCCGACCTGTCGCGCGAGCAGGCACGTGCGGCGGACGAGCGACTGCGCCGAGAAGGCGCAGAAGCGCCGGCGTTGTGCGGCATTCCGCTCGCGCTCAAGGACCTCTACGCGGTCGCCGGCCGCCCGCTGACGGCGTCCAGCCGCGTGCTCGACGGTCATGTTCCCGACCACGACTCGGTGGCCTGGACACGGTTACGTGAGGCGGGGATGGTGCTCCTCGGCCATACGCACACGCACGAGTTCGCCACGAGCACCACTACCGACCAAGTGGGCAATCCGCACGCACTCGAGAAGTCCGCCGGCGGCTCCAGCGGAGGCTCGGCAGCCGCGCTCGCCGCCGGAATGGTCCCCGCGGCGCTGGGAACCGACACCGCGGGATCGCTGCGCATCCCGGCGGCGCTGTCCGGGGTATCGTCGATCAAACCGACCCACGGCCGCGTTCCACTGGACGGCATCATCCCGCTGTCCCCGACGTTCGACCATCCCGGCCCCATGGCACGCAGCCTCGCCGACTGCGCGGCCCTGCTGGAGGTGCTCGCCGCGGGCGGGGCGGAAACCACCCCGCTGATGCCCCCGCCCGCACCGCTGACCGGATTGAGGCCCTCGGCTCCCACCGATCGTCCCCTCACCGGAATGCGGATCGCCCTCACCGACCGGCCGCACAAGCTCGGCGTCGAATCCGAGATCGCCGACGGCCTCGACCATGCCGCACGAGCCTGCGCCGAGTTGGGCGCCGAGGTCGTCGAACTCGGCGCGGCCGCCGGGATGGTGAGCAAGGACTACAGCACCCTGCTGTTCTCCGAGATGACGACCTACCATCAGCGCTTCGCCGACCGGGAGGCCGACTACCGCCCCGGCATCCGCGAGGTCGTCGAATTCGGCCGCCTGTTCACCTCGCTGGAGGCCTACCTCGACGCTCAGCGAGCCCACGCGCGACTGACCGCGACCTGGGAGGAGTGGTTCACCGCCAACGAGGTCGACGTCATCCTCGAACCGTCCACCCCCCGCACCTCACCCCCGCGCGGCGACGGCTACGAGCAGGGCCGGATCGGCACCGGCGGCGACCCGTTGATCCGGTTGACCGCGCTCTGGAACGCCACCGGGTTCCCGGTGGCGGCGATCCCCGCGGGGACGGGATCGCACAGCGGTCTGCCGGTCGGCATCTCGCTCATCGCGCCACGGGGCGCGGAGGCGCGAGCCGTCCGGATCGGCACCCTCCTGCAGGAACACGCACTGCCCCCGCAGGCGCCGACATCACCGGTACCGGATGCCGACCTCGAGAGTCAGGCATAG
- a CDS encoding protein kinase domain-containing protein, with translation MAQHRVIAGRYELTSPIGRGAMGQVWTGYDQRLDRRIAVKLLPASKLVGTEDPDTLTKRFVRESRLTAKVEHPSVPAVHDAGSDGDDLFLVMQLVEGTDLGDLIAEQGPLSVSWAAVIAAQIASVFASAHGTSLVHRDLKPRNVRIASSGAVKVLDFGIAAALESNATKLTRTHDTLGTPAYMAPEQAMSGTATPHSDLYSLGCVLHEMLSGQQVFTAPLPLAVMHKHLEEPPEPLRQCGVEVPEPLEKLVLDLLAKNPEDRPADAHEVYQRLFSFLPKPEETAPAAREGDPTAPYRHPLAPRSATRHSFPETAGPEPAAVSTERAEARIREDQERAYELVDEGRFTQAAELLRSLLADRSLHDRLTEARRLKVRQNLATFHFLGSDYRAALTEYTALITDLEKQPGASDETILDCRFMAASCRVELGEHAAAITELRELLRQYRHLLPQQHERLFELRTQLATLLSHTGEVDEARELLQEVLDAHGSVEAEPYVAQAEQLLRRLDRFGQ, from the coding sequence GTGGCGCAACACAGGGTGATCGCCGGGCGATACGAGCTGACCTCGCCCATCGGCCGTGGCGCGATGGGCCAGGTGTGGACCGGCTACGACCAGCGGCTGGATCGACGGATCGCGGTCAAGCTGCTTCCCGCGAGCAAGCTGGTCGGCACCGAGGACCCGGACACGCTCACCAAACGTTTCGTCCGGGAGTCCCGGCTTACCGCCAAGGTCGAACACCCGAGCGTGCCCGCCGTGCACGACGCGGGCAGCGACGGCGACGACCTGTTCCTGGTGATGCAGCTCGTCGAGGGCACCGATCTTGGGGATCTCATCGCCGAGCAGGGGCCGTTGTCCGTGTCGTGGGCAGCGGTCATCGCCGCGCAAATCGCCTCCGTGTTCGCCTCGGCCCACGGAACGTCCCTGGTCCATCGCGACCTCAAACCCCGCAACGTGCGCATCGCGTCCTCCGGCGCGGTGAAAGTGCTCGATTTCGGCATCGCCGCAGCGTTGGAAAGCAACGCCACCAAGCTCACCCGGACCCACGACACGCTGGGCACCCCCGCCTACATGGCGCCCGAGCAGGCCATGAGCGGCACCGCCACCCCGCACAGCGACCTGTACTCGCTCGGCTGCGTGCTGCACGAGATGCTCAGCGGACAGCAGGTGTTCACCGCCCCCCTGCCGCTGGCCGTCATGCACAAGCACCTCGAAGAGCCACCCGAGCCTCTGCGCCAGTGCGGGGTGGAGGTTCCCGAGCCGCTGGAAAAGCTCGTGCTGGATCTGCTGGCGAAAAACCCCGAGGATCGGCCCGCCGACGCGCACGAGGTCTACCAGAGACTCTTCTCGTTCTTGCCGAAACCGGAGGAAACCGCCCCCGCCGCACGAGAGGGCGACCCGACGGCTCCGTACCGCCACCCGCTGGCACCACGGTCCGCGACTCGCCACAGCTTCCCCGAGACGGCCGGGCCGGAACCCGCCGCTGTCTCCACGGAAAGAGCCGAGGCCCGCATTCGCGAGGACCAGGAACGTGCCTACGAACTGGTCGACGAGGGACGGTTCACGCAGGCCGCCGAACTCCTGCGTTCCCTGCTCGCGGACCGTTCCCTGCACGACCGGCTCACCGAGGCGCGACGGTTGAAGGTACGCCAGAACCTGGCCACGTTCCACTTCCTCGGATCCGACTACCGCGCGGCGCTGACCGAGTACACCGCACTGATCACCGACCTGGAAAAGCAGCCCGGCGCTTCGGACGAGACCATCCTGGACTGTCGGTTCATGGCCGCGAGCTGCCGCGTCGAACTCGGAGAACACGCGGCCGCGATCACCGAACTCCGGGAACTGCTGCGGCAATACCGCCACCTGTTGCCGCAGCAGCACGAGCGGCTGTTCGAGTTGCGGACCCAATTGGCCACGCTGCTGTCCCACACTGGCGAAGTGGACGAGGCACGCGAGCTGCTGCAGGAGGTTCTCGACGCGCACGGCAGCGTGGAGGCCGAACCGTATGTCGCCCAGGCCGAGCAGCTCTTGAGGCGGCTCGACAGGTTCGGGCAGTGA
- a CDS encoding SDR family oxidoreductase — MSRTLLITGATGNVSSALLDELRGADFELRALVRDESKAHRVRARGAHPVIGDLDEPRSLPQAFEGVDGLWLLTPNSPRAPENNMNAVWAARQAGVQRVVRLSAVGAAHDAPTRSGRLHALSDHEVERSGMAWTILRPHWFMQNLFNEAGDIAAEGTFSLNMEQARLGMIDVRDIAAVAAQVLIDGPERHHGRIYTPTGPESLSFGEVAERIGHLLGTEIRYVPTSDADAEKRLLGFGMPEWIIEMLTEYAQAYASGWGDFTTSDVHDVVGRPPRGFADFARDHVDAFSSDNR, encoded by the coding sequence ATGAGCCGTACTCTGCTGATCACCGGGGCCACCGGCAACGTCTCCAGCGCACTGCTGGACGAGCTCCGGGGAGCCGATTTCGAGCTGCGGGCACTGGTCCGGGACGAGTCGAAAGCCCACCGGGTGCGGGCGCGCGGCGCCCACCCCGTCATCGGCGATCTCGACGAGCCGCGCTCGCTGCCGCAGGCCTTCGAGGGCGTCGACGGCCTGTGGTTGCTGACCCCGAACAGCCCGCGGGCTCCGGAGAACAACATGAACGCCGTGTGGGCCGCGCGCCAGGCGGGCGTGCAGCGGGTGGTTCGTCTGTCCGCAGTGGGCGCGGCGCACGACGCCCCGACCCGCAGCGGGCGACTGCACGCACTGTCCGATCACGAGGTCGAGCGCTCCGGCATGGCCTGGACCATCCTCCGGCCGCACTGGTTCATGCAGAACCTGTTCAACGAAGCAGGCGACATCGCGGCGGAGGGAACCTTCTCGCTGAACATGGAGCAGGCCCGCCTGGGCATGATCGACGTGCGCGACATCGCCGCGGTCGCCGCGCAGGTGCTCATCGACGGGCCGGAGCGCCACCACGGCAGGATCTACACCCCGACCGGCCCGGAATCGCTTTCCTTCGGCGAGGTCGCCGAGCGGATCGGGCACCTGTTGGGAACGGAGATCCGCTACGTCCCGACCTCCGATGCGGACGCGGAAAAGCGCCTGCTCGGCTTCGGGATGCCGGAGTGGATCATCGAGATGCTGACCGAGTACGCGCAGGCCTATGCGTCCGGGTGGGGTGACTTCACCACCAGCGACGTCCACGACGTCGTGGGTCGTCCCCCGCGCGGTTTCGCCGACTTCGCCCGCGACCACGTCGACGCCTTCAGCTCGGACAACCGGTGA
- a CDS encoding EamA family transporter: MVTRTRAVAGSPPAKEPTRIWVFTALAALAPMAWGTTYVVTTEFLPPDRPLLSGVLRALPAGLAVLALTRTLPRGVWWWRAAVLGTLNIGAFFALLFAAAYRLPGSVAATLNAAQPLLVVCLAFALLGERPTRWRLGWGVAGVVGVALMVLRGELSFDALGILAGLGGAAVMACGVVLTKRWGRPEGVGVLAFTGWQLTAGGLLLAPLALVIEGAPPALDAPALAGYAWLAVVGTLLAYVLWFQGLGRLPVTAVSFLGLLSPAMATTLGWLLLGESLTLAQMLGFGLALLSIAAAQLTPETVRNLLHKTPDTQPERTT; this comes from the coding sequence ATGGTGACTCGGACCCGCGCGGTCGCCGGCAGTCCCCCCGCCAAGGAACCCACACGGATCTGGGTCTTCACCGCTCTTGCCGCGCTGGCACCCATGGCCTGGGGCACGACCTATGTGGTGACCACCGAGTTCCTTCCCCCGGACCGCCCGCTGCTGTCCGGGGTGCTGCGCGCGCTGCCCGCGGGGCTGGCGGTGCTCGCGCTCACCCGGACATTGCCGCGTGGTGTGTGGTGGTGGCGAGCAGCCGTGCTGGGCACGTTGAACATCGGGGCGTTCTTCGCGCTGCTGTTCGCCGCGGCCTACCGGTTGCCGGGCAGTGTCGCGGCGACCCTCAATGCCGCGCAGCCACTCCTGGTGGTGTGCCTCGCGTTCGCCCTGCTGGGAGAGCGCCCGACACGCTGGCGGCTCGGCTGGGGCGTCGCGGGCGTGGTCGGGGTCGCCCTGATGGTGCTGCGCGGGGAGCTCTCCTTCGATGCCCTCGGGATCCTGGCCGGTCTCGGCGGAGCTGCGGTGATGGCCTGCGGAGTCGTGCTGACCAAACGATGGGGGCGCCCCGAAGGGGTGGGGGTGCTGGCGTTCACCGGGTGGCAGCTCACCGCAGGCGGCCTCCTGCTCGCACCACTCGCCCTCGTGATCGAGGGAGCGCCGCCCGCGCTGGATGCCCCGGCACTGGCCGGATACGCCTGGCTGGCCGTCGTCGGCACGCTGCTGGCCTATGTGCTGTGGTTTCAGGGATTGGGACGACTACCGGTGACGGCCGTGTCGTTCCTCGGGCTGCTCTCGCCCGCCATGGCCACCACCTTGGGCTGGCTGCTGCTGGGCGAATCCCTCACTCTCGCTCAGATGCTCGGTTTCGGCCTCGCCCTGCTTTCGATCGCGGCCGCGCAACTCACTCCGGAAACCGTGCGGAACCTGCTGCACAAGACCCCGGATACACAGCCGGAACGCACCACCTGA
- a CDS encoding MarR family winged helix-turn-helix transcriptional regulator, with protein MQDNVDRVLEQWAAERPDIDPAPMGVVGRIQRASGLLEHELRHHLATHELQLWEFDILATLRRSGHPYRLTAGALVETSMVTSGAITNRIDRLVAKDLVTRGTDPTNRRSVMVTLTEKGRHLVDDVVVGHVANETRLLTQLTPHEQEHLAALLRKLLTGLGDVPPNTAE; from the coding sequence GTGCAGGACAACGTCGACCGGGTGCTGGAACAGTGGGCAGCCGAGCGGCCCGACATCGACCCCGCACCGATGGGCGTGGTGGGGCGCATCCAACGCGCCTCGGGGTTGCTGGAACACGAACTCCGGCACCACCTCGCCACCCACGAACTCCAGCTCTGGGAGTTCGACATCCTGGCCACCCTGCGCCGGTCCGGGCACCCCTACCGGTTGACCGCGGGCGCCCTCGTCGAGACGTCCATGGTCACCTCCGGCGCCATCACCAACCGGATCGACCGGCTGGTCGCCAAGGACCTGGTCACGCGCGGAACCGATCCGACCAACCGGCGCTCCGTGATGGTCACCCTCACCGAGAAGGGCCGCCACCTCGTCGACGACGTCGTCGTCGGCCACGTCGCCAACGAAACCCGGTTGCTGACGCAACTCACCCCGCACGAGCAGGAACATCTCGCAGCGCTGCTGCGCAAACTGCTCACCGGCCTCGGCGATGTGCCACCGAACACTGCCGAGTAG
- a CDS encoding DUF488 domain-containing protein, producing MPAKQTDIDVRRVYDSDVRDGSALRGSVFLVDGMWPRGVRKDELDLDGWLRDLAPSPQLRKWFGHRADRWEEFRERYHRELEGRPQALDPLLDAARRGPVTLLFATKETAHNNAVALRDYLAEKLTR from the coding sequence ATGCCAGCAAAGCAGACCGACATCGACGTGCGACGAGTCTACGATTCCGATGTTCGCGACGGCTCGGCGCTGCGCGGTTCGGTTTTTCTCGTCGACGGCATGTGGCCACGTGGGGTGCGCAAGGACGAGCTCGATCTCGACGGCTGGCTCCGCGATCTGGCTCCCAGCCCGCAGCTTCGCAAGTGGTTCGGGCACCGCGCCGACCGCTGGGAGGAATTTCGCGAGCGCTACCACCGGGAGTTGGAGGGCAGGCCACAAGCTCTGGACCCCTTGCTGGACGCGGCACGGCGCGGACCGGTGACGTTGCTTTTCGCCACCAAGGAAACAGCGCACAACAACGCGGTGGCACTACGCGACTACCTTGCCGAGAAGTTGACGCGATAA
- a CDS encoding DUF4185 domain-containing protein: MRKVKDLTGPGHTDHFGIGGTDLGAMATAPDGRLVAVFGDTFERAGVGGPGWRSPVVLFGDPATARAGLEWTGSAGAGAYAEQILPYHHDSVIHGRQVSTVIPTDVITIGAEMYLHAMVCAGIGNVHWTEVHRSTDNGETWSHTGTTWPGDHIGGLFQMLTWAEGDDGYVYVFSTGFQRNRGLILQRVPADRLTDPDAWEGWGFRDGTWAWGNPPTIALTGAYGELSLRPVDDRWLLALFDAGNYRIDVLNLQAPTEDLYEATRGTALHGASWRGEDHAGGHVAQLYGGYIVPGSSLEELHLVVSQWNTAKNWPYRSMQFTGGAPGSRAGAGTDMSSRPAARAVDSETASGGSTSPLRKARDRVLRFFGASGR, encoded by the coding sequence GTGCGCAAGGTGAAGGATCTGACCGGGCCGGGGCACACGGATCATTTCGGCATCGGCGGTACCGATCTGGGGGCCATGGCGACCGCGCCGGACGGGCGGCTGGTGGCGGTGTTCGGCGACACCTTCGAGCGGGCCGGTGTGGGCGGGCCCGGATGGCGCTCCCCGGTCGTGCTCTTCGGAGACCCGGCGACCGCCCGGGCGGGTCTGGAATGGACCGGCTCGGCCGGTGCCGGTGCCTACGCGGAGCAGATACTGCCCTACCACCACGATTCGGTGATCCACGGGCGGCAGGTCAGCACCGTGATCCCGACCGATGTCATCACGATCGGCGCGGAGATGTACCTGCACGCGATGGTGTGCGCCGGGATCGGCAACGTGCACTGGACCGAGGTACACCGCTCGACCGACAACGGCGAAACCTGGTCGCACACCGGAACGACCTGGCCCGGCGACCACATCGGAGGGCTGTTCCAGATGCTGACCTGGGCCGAAGGGGATGACGGCTACGTCTACGTCTTCTCCACCGGGTTCCAGCGCAACCGAGGTCTGATTCTGCAGCGGGTGCCCGCCGACCGCCTCACCGATCCCGACGCGTGGGAGGGATGGGGGTTTCGCGACGGCACGTGGGCCTGGGGCAATCCACCGACGATCGCGCTCACCGGCGCCTACGGCGAACTGAGCCTGCGCCCCGTCGACGACCGGTGGTTGCTGGCCTTGTTCGATGCGGGCAACTACCGCATCGATGTGCTGAACCTGCAGGCGCCCACGGAGGACCTCTACGAGGCGACGCGCGGCACGGCCCTGCACGGTGCCTCGTGGCGCGGCGAGGACCACGCAGGCGGGCATGTCGCCCAGCTCTACGGCGGCTACATCGTGCCCGGCTCGAGTCTGGAAGAGCTGCACCTGGTGGTCAGCCAGTGGAACACGGCGAAAAACTGGCCCTACCGGTCGATGCAGTTCACCGGAGGTGCCCCGGGGTCGCGCGCCGGCGCAGGCACCGACATGTCGTCACGGCCTGCGGCGCGGGCCGTCGACAGCGAAACCGCCTCCGGAGGCAGCACGTCACCGCTGCGCAAGGCGCGTGATCGGGTTCTGCGATTTTTCGGAGCTTCGGGGCGGTAA
- a CDS encoding MerR family transcriptional regulator — protein MTESALPGSPLRSGQLAEAAGVNLQTVRYYERRGLLAEPPRSLGGHRLYPPEAVTTLLLIKAAQRLGFTLDEVADLLKAERLRNTGRSEPGLRQRATAKLAEIDSRIADLHTIRATLADALEAGCDDVAACASSPECPLSLAE, from the coding sequence ATGACCGAATCGGCATTGCCGGGTTCACCCCTGCGCAGTGGGCAACTCGCCGAGGCCGCCGGAGTCAACCTGCAAACCGTGCGTTACTACGAGCGACGTGGGCTGCTGGCCGAACCGCCCCGCAGCCTCGGCGGGCATCGGCTGTACCCGCCGGAAGCGGTGACCACACTGCTCCTGATCAAGGCCGCACAGCGGCTCGGGTTCACCCTCGACGAGGTCGCCGACCTGCTGAAGGCGGAGCGGCTCCGCAACACCGGGCGATCCGAGCCCGGCCTGCGGCAGCGCGCGACGGCGAAACTGGCCGAGATCGACTCCCGCATCGCCGACCTGCACACCATCCGGGCCACACTGGCCGACGCGCTGGAGGCCGGCTGCGACGATGTCGCCGCATGCGCCTCCAGTCCGGAGTGCCCACTGTCCCTCGCCGAGTGA
- a CDS encoding DUF6789 family protein translates to MIDKENPSSSVSTGAVRMAAGAARGVVATVAMSAVMLIGVVTGAAPIPEPIPAALVTHTLGELPQPVLAVLAVAAHLAYGAAAGVVLAGLLRRVTVWRALAYAAVLWAVMGLVWLPYLGWGLFGTAVTPAVAVATLAPHLVYGLVLGLLLDRVPGKPSTRREPATGV, encoded by the coding sequence ATGATCGACAAGGAGAACCCGAGCAGCTCGGTGAGCACCGGAGCAGTGCGGATGGCTGCGGGTGCCGCCCGGGGTGTGGTGGCGACAGTGGCCATGAGTGCGGTCATGCTGATCGGTGTGGTAACAGGTGCGGCTCCGATACCGGAACCGATACCTGCGGCGCTGGTCACCCACACGTTGGGAGAGCTTCCGCAGCCGGTGCTTGCCGTACTGGCCGTGGCCGCGCATCTCGCCTACGGGGCTGCGGCGGGCGTGGTGCTTGCCGGGCTGCTGCGGCGTGTCACGGTGTGGCGCGCACTCGCTTACGCGGCGGTGCTATGGGCGGTGATGGGGCTGGTATGGCTGCCCTACCTGGGATGGGGACTATTCGGAACCGCCGTGACTCCCGCCGTGGCCGTGGCCACGTTGGCGCCACATCTCGTTTATGGCCTCGTACTGGGACTACTGCTCGACCGTGTCCCCGGAAAACCGTCGACTCGGCGGGAACCTGCGACAGGAGTGTGA
- a CDS encoding helix-turn-helix domain-containing protein produces the protein MRPRASARNLAQAYTLGGRLAQLREEAGLTQSEIAARMHISQPRVSKLEQGDLAQAEVGTIQRYVAALGGRLKLVADFDDHDVTVSTSQVDRTEACF, from the coding sequence ATGCGGCCTCGCGCCTCCGCTCGCAACCTCGCCCAGGCTTACACCCTGGGCGGTCGACTGGCTCAGTTGCGGGAAGAGGCCGGTCTGACCCAAAGCGAGATCGCAGCGCGGATGCACATCAGTCAACCGCGGGTGAGCAAGCTCGAGCAAGGTGACCTCGCCCAAGCCGAAGTCGGCACGATTCAGCGTTATGTTGCCGCACTGGGAGGCCGGTTGAAGCTCGTGGCCGACTTCGACGATCACGACGTTACTGTTTCCACCAGTCAAGTGGACCGCACCGAAGCTTGCTTCTGA